Proteins encoded together in one Mannheimia haemolytica window:
- the znuB gene encoding High-affinity zinc uptake system membrane protein znuB: protein MFDILFPAWLAGVLLAFITAPLGAFVVWRKMAYFGDTLSHSALLGVALGIFLELDPYLAVIGMTIILALLLVWLEQKTNYSVDTVLGIIAHTSLSLGVITISLLDNVRVDLMSYLFGDLLAINFSDVVFIGIGAALICLILMVFWRRLLSITISPELAQIEGLNVARLRLLLMILTALTIALSMKFVGALIITSLLIIPSATARRFAKTPEKMVLIAIFFSIIAVSGGLLLSGWKDTPAGPSVVICAGLIFLLSLFKKEYH from the coding sequence ATGTTTGATATTTTATTTCCTGCCTGGCTTGCCGGCGTTTTGTTAGCTTTTATCACCGCACCTCTAGGGGCTTTTGTGGTGTGGCGAAAAATGGCGTATTTCGGCGATACCCTTTCTCATTCTGCATTGCTCGGCGTAGCATTAGGGATTTTTTTAGAACTCGATCCGTATCTTGCCGTGATTGGAATGACTATTATCCTTGCACTCTTGCTAGTTTGGCTGGAGCAAAAAACCAATTATTCGGTGGATACGGTGCTGGGGATTATCGCCCACACCAGTCTTTCTCTCGGGGTGATCACCATTAGTTTGTTGGATAATGTGCGAGTGGATTTGATGTCTTACTTATTCGGCGATTTACTGGCGATTAATTTTTCTGATGTGGTGTTTATCGGCATTGGTGCAGCCTTGATTTGTCTGATTTTAATGGTGTTTTGGAGGCGGTTGTTGTCGATTACCATCAGCCCGGAACTTGCTCAAATTGAAGGCTTAAATGTGGCTCGTTTACGTTTATTGCTGATGATTTTAACCGCATTAACCATCGCATTAAGTATGAAATTTGTCGGAGCGTTAATTATTACCTCACTACTGATTATTCCGTCTGCCACGGCAAGACGCTTTGCTAAAACGCCTGAAAAAATGGTGTTGATTGCGATTTTCTTCAGTATTATTGCAGTCAGTGGCGGTTTATTGTTATCCGGTTGGAAAGATACACCGGCAGGGCCTTCGGTAGTCATCTGTGCCGGCTTGATTTTTCTCTTATCGCTATTCAAAAAAGAATACCATTAA
- the rarA gene encoding Replication-associated recombination protein A produces the protein MSSLSFDFSEDFRPLAAKMRPRNLAEYVGQSHLIGEGKPLRRAIEAGHSHSMIFWGPPGTGKTTLAEIIAHHLDAEVERISAVTSGVKEIREAIEQAKLNRQAGRRTLLFVDEVHRFNKSQQDAFLPHIEDGTIIFIGATTENPSFELNNALLSRARIYILKPLQAVEILKILQMAIADAERGLGNETLVLEDDVLALLADYVNGDARFALNCLELMVDMAQDSAQGKVLNKTLLTEVLGERQARFDKGGDRYYDLISALHKSIRGSSADGALYWYARILTAGGDPLYVARRLLAIASEDIGNADPRAMQIAIAAWDCFTRVGAYEGERAIAQAIIYLAVAPKSNAVYQAFNEAKRLAKEAKDYDVPVHLRNAPTQLMKSLGYGEEYRYAHNEPNAYAAGENYFPPELKDTEFYFPSERGMEKQIKEKMAWLKAQDQASPIQRYK, from the coding sequence ATGAGCAGTTTGTCTTTTGATTTTAGTGAGGATTTTCGACCGCTTGCAGCCAAAATGCGACCTCGCAACTTGGCTGAATATGTCGGGCAATCTCATTTAATTGGTGAAGGCAAACCGTTACGCAGAGCGATTGAAGCCGGGCATAGCCATTCAATGATTTTTTGGGGGCCACCCGGCACCGGAAAAACGACCCTAGCTGAAATTATCGCCCATCATCTTGATGCGGAAGTGGAACGTATTTCCGCTGTGACCAGCGGTGTAAAAGAGATCCGAGAAGCGATTGAACAAGCCAAATTAAACCGCCAAGCCGGCAGACGAACGCTCCTTTTTGTGGATGAAGTTCACCGCTTTAACAAAAGTCAGCAAGATGCGTTTTTGCCGCATATTGAAGACGGCACTATTATTTTTATTGGGGCAACCACCGAAAATCCGTCTTTTGAGCTGAATAACGCACTGCTTTCCCGAGCCAGAATTTATATTTTAAAGCCGTTACAAGCGGTCGAAATTTTAAAAATTTTGCAAATGGCGATAGCCGATGCCGAACGTGGTTTAGGCAATGAAACTTTGGTGCTTGAAGATGATGTACTGGCATTGCTTGCTGATTATGTTAATGGCGATGCCCGTTTTGCCTTGAATTGCTTGGAATTAATGGTGGATATGGCTCAAGATTCGGCTCAAGGAAAAGTTCTAAATAAAACGCTATTGACCGAAGTGTTAGGCGAACGACAAGCCCGTTTTGATAAGGGCGGTGATCGTTACTATGATCTCATTTCTGCTTTACACAAATCCATTCGAGGCTCATCAGCCGATGGAGCATTATACTGGTATGCCCGAATTTTAACTGCCGGTGGTGATCCGCTTTATGTGGCAAGAAGGCTGCTTGCGATTGCCTCTGAAGATATTGGTAATGCCGACCCTCGAGCAATGCAAATTGCGATTGCCGCGTGGGATTGCTTTACCCGAGTAGGGGCTTATGAAGGTGAAAGAGCGATTGCCCAAGCGATCATTTATTTGGCAGTTGCACCGAAAAGTAATGCAGTCTATCAAGCCTTCAATGAAGCAAAACGCCTTGCTAAAGAAGCAAAAGACTACGATGTGCCGGTGCATTTACGTAATGCTCCCACTCAATTAATGAAATCCTTAGGCTATGGCGAAGAGTATCGCTATGCCCACAATGAGCCAAACGCTTATGCCGCCGGGGAGAATTATTTCCCGCCTGAGTTGAAAGATACCGAATTCTATTTCCCGAGTGAGCGGGGAATGGAAAAACAGATTAAAGAAAAAATGGCCTGGCTGAAAGCACAAGATCAAGCCAGCCCGATTCAACGTTATAAATAA
- the mreD gene encoding Rod shape-determining protein mreD, with protein sequence MRTNPIFQILVIIAIFVIAFVLEIMPWPVGFQGLRPTWVVLVLIYWALALPDKMSVGTAFVAGIVWDLILGSILGIHALVLSVAIYFVAKYHLILRNLSLWLQSLLVMAYIVLIRFFIFVIEYILHSAEFNSQELLGAVISGVLWPWIFLLMRHIRRQLRLR encoded by the coding sequence ATGAGAACAAACCCGATTTTTCAGATCCTAGTGATAATTGCGATTTTTGTAATCGCCTTTGTACTTGAGATTATGCCTTGGCCGGTAGGATTCCAAGGGCTACGCCCTACTTGGGTCGTTTTGGTGTTAATTTATTGGGCGCTAGCATTACCTGATAAAATGAGTGTGGGGACAGCTTTTGTTGCTGGTATCGTCTGGGATCTGATTCTTGGCTCGATTTTAGGCATCCATGCCTTAGTGTTATCGGTGGCGATTTATTTTGTTGCGAAATACCATCTGATTCTGCGAAACTTATCGCTATGGCTACAAAGCCTATTAGTAATGGCATATATTGTGCTGATCCGTTTCTTTATTTTCGTGATTGAATACATTTTACACAGTGCCGAATTTAATTCACAGGAATTGTTAGGTGCTGTAATCAGTGGTGTGCTTTGGCCTTGGATTTTCTTATTAATGCGCCATATTCGCCGCCAATTACGTTTACGCTAA
- a CDS encoding rod shape-determining protein MreC — protein MKPIFAKAPSLGMRLIIAVIFSIMLIISDGRSSLMIQARNLLETAVSGLYYFANTPRSILDGVSGNFIDNNKLQLENNLLKEQLREKSADLLLLDQLKVENQRLRLLLSSPLRQDEYKKIAEVLAAEMDAYRQQVVINQGRLDGAFVGQPIIDERGVVGQVISVGEKSSRVLLLSDITHAIPVQVLRNDVRGIASGTGVNNELVIDNLPRSIDVVKGDVLVTSGLGGRFPEGYPVAIVETVENDTKSQFARIVARPLASFDRLRYLLLLWPTAEEKNYSQSLSPAQVREVVEERRNSVNPFERLKQMSNKKTEVQLEAKEEQIENDEINENPAAQPEAENEQNYHTEEGAE, from the coding sequence ATGAAACCTATTTTTGCTAAAGCCCCTTCTTTAGGGATGCGCCTGATTATCGCAGTGATATTTTCTATTATGCTGATTATTTCCGATGGGCGTAGTTCTTTAATGATTCAAGCGCGTAATCTATTGGAAACCGCAGTAAGTGGATTATATTATTTTGCTAATACACCCCGTTCAATTTTAGATGGGGTAAGTGGCAATTTTATTGATAATAATAAATTACAGCTTGAGAATAATTTATTAAAAGAGCAGCTGAGAGAAAAAAGTGCCGATTTATTATTGCTTGATCAGCTAAAGGTTGAAAATCAGCGTTTAAGATTGTTATTGAGTTCTCCGCTTCGCCAAGATGAGTATAAAAAAATTGCTGAAGTATTAGCTGCTGAGATGGATGCTTATCGTCAGCAAGTAGTGATTAATCAAGGGCGTTTAGACGGTGCTTTTGTCGGGCAACCTATTATTGATGAAAGAGGTGTTGTTGGACAAGTTATTTCTGTAGGGGAAAAATCTAGCCGTGTTTTATTGCTCTCTGATATTACTCATGCTATTCCTGTTCAAGTGCTACGCAATGATGTACGCGGCATTGCCAGTGGTACAGGGGTGAATAATGAATTAGTCATTGATAACTTGCCTCGTTCTATTGATGTGGTAAAAGGTGATGTGCTGGTTACCTCTGGCTTAGGGGGGCGTTTCCCTGAGGGATATCCAGTGGCGATTGTAGAAACGGTTGAAAATGATACCAAAAGTCAATTTGCCAGAATTGTTGCTCGTCCGTTAGCCTCATTTGATCGCTTACGTTACTTATTACTGCTTTGGCCGACAGCGGAAGAGAAAAACTACTCCCAAAGCTTGTCGCCAGCGCAAGTACGTGAAGTTGTTGAAGAAAGACGTAATAGCGTGAATCCATTTGAACGTTTAAAACAGATGTCTAACAAGAAAACCGAAGTGCAGCTAGAGGCAAAAGAAGAACAAATAGAGAATGATGAGATAAATGAGAATCCGGCAGCACAACCAGAAGCGGAAAATGAACAAAATTATCATACGGAAGAGGGCGCGGAATAA
- the mreB gene encoding Rod shape-determining protein MreB produces the protein MFKKFLGLFSNDLSIDLGTANTLVYVKGQGIVLDEPSVVAVRQDRMGSLKSIAAVGSHAKLMLGRTPKSIMAIRPMKDGVIADFFVTEKMLQHFIKQVHSNNFMRPSPRVLVCVPAGATQVERRAIKESAIGAGAREVYLIEEPMAAAIGAGLPVHEAMGSMVIDIGGGTTEVAVLSLNGIVYSTSVRIGGDKLDEAIIAYVRRHFGSAIGEATAERIKQEIASAKIESDDDVKTMEVHGHNLAEGAPRTFELNSRHVLEAIEQPLNGIVEAVKSVLEQCPPELAADIFERGMVLTGGGALLHNLDRLLSDSTGVQVVVAEDPLTCVARGGGKALEMIDMHGGDVFSIDD, from the coding sequence ATGTTTAAAAAATTTTTAGGATTATTTTCAAACGATCTTTCTATCGATCTCGGGACAGCAAATACACTGGTTTATGTTAAAGGGCAAGGTATTGTGCTAGATGAACCCTCAGTGGTTGCTGTACGTCAAGATCGTATGGGATCGCTAAAAAGTATTGCGGCGGTAGGCTCACATGCAAAATTAATGCTAGGCCGTACACCAAAAAGCATAATGGCGATTCGTCCAATGAAAGATGGTGTCATTGCGGATTTTTTTGTAACAGAAAAAATGTTGCAACACTTTATTAAACAAGTACATAGTAATAACTTTATGCGCCCAAGCCCTCGTGTATTAGTGTGCGTGCCAGCAGGTGCAACACAAGTGGAACGCCGTGCAATTAAAGAATCTGCAATTGGAGCAGGAGCGCGTGAAGTCTATTTAATTGAAGAGCCAATGGCGGCTGCAATCGGTGCAGGTTTGCCGGTTCACGAAGCAATGGGGTCAATGGTAATTGACATTGGTGGTGGTACAACCGAAGTGGCAGTGCTTTCTTTAAACGGCATTGTGTATTCGACTTCTGTGCGTATTGGTGGTGATAAGTTAGATGAAGCTATTATTGCTTATGTACGTCGTCATTTTGGTTCTGCTATTGGTGAAGCAACGGCAGAGCGAATTAAACAAGAAATTGCTAGTGCTAAGATTGAATCCGATGATGATGTTAAAACAATGGAAGTACACGGACACAATTTAGCTGAAGGCGCTCCTCGTACTTTCGAGCTTAACTCAAGACATGTATTAGAAGCAATTGAACAACCATTAAATGGTATTGTAGAGGCAGTTAAATCAGTCTTAGAGCAATGCCCACCTGAATTGGCAGCAGACATTTTTGAGCGCGGTATGGTGTTAACAGGAGGTGGTGCATTATTACATAATTTAGATCGTTTACTTTCTGATTCAACTGGCGTGCAAGTCGTAGTAGCAGAAGATCCATTAACTTGTGTAGCTCGTGGTGGTGGTAAAGCATTAGAAATGATCGATATGCACGGTGGTGATGTATTTAGTATTGATGATTAA
- the argO gene encoding Arginine exporter protein ArgO: protein MDIFIQGFIVCFGLIVSIGAQNAFLLKQGILKQHIFWIALLCFLGDVFLMTIGVLGLGTLIAELPVVSFIISLLGAIFLLSYGSRSFISVFKSGEYLVASGENATSLKKALLITFAITFLNPHVYIDTVVIVGSIGGKLDFNGKIYFLAGALLCSFIWFFGIGYGAGLLSPYFAKRRTWQILDVITGLIMYFIAFSLLIYTYQLALQIF, encoded by the coding sequence ATGGATATTTTCATTCAAGGATTTATAGTGTGTTTTGGCTTAATTGTCTCTATTGGCGCACAAAATGCCTTTTTATTAAAGCAAGGGATTTTAAAACAACACATATTTTGGATTGCATTGCTCTGTTTTTTAGGTGATGTATTTTTAATGACGATAGGTGTGCTAGGCTTAGGCACGTTAATTGCGGAATTGCCTGTTGTAAGTTTCATTATTTCGCTTTTAGGGGCCATTTTTCTATTAAGCTACGGTAGCCGTTCATTTATCAGCGTATTTAAAAGTGGTGAATACCTTGTGGCAAGTGGAGAGAATGCAACGAGCTTAAAAAAGGCTTTACTGATTACCTTTGCGATTACATTCTTAAATCCTCACGTTTATATTGATACGGTTGTGATTGTAGGTAGTATCGGTGGGAAATTAGATTTTAATGGTAAAATATACTTTTTAGCAGGTGCATTACTTTGCTCATTTATTTGGTTTTTTGGTATAGGTTATGGAGCAGGCTTACTTTCTCCTTATTTTGCAAAACGAAGAACTTGGCAAATTTTAGATGTTATTACCGGGCTAATTATGTACTTTATCGCTTTTAGTTTACTGATTTATACTTATCAGCTTGCTCTGCAAATTTTCTAG
- the udk gene encoding Uridine kinase: MTDTSQTSSCVVIAIAGASASGKSLIASTIYKELKNELGTDNIGIISEDAYYRDQSHLTMEERIKTNYDHPNSMDHHLLVEHLRQLKQGNAIEIPEYDYTEHNRKTTTKHFEPKKIIILEGILLLTDENIRNEINVSIFVDAPLDICFIRRLQRDMVERGRSMESVISQYRKTVRPMFLQFIEPSKQYADIIVPKGGKNRIAIDILKAQIKQLLK, encoded by the coding sequence ATGACTGATACTAGCCAGACTTCATCTTGCGTTGTCATTGCGATTGCCGGCGCATCTGCCTCAGGTAAGAGCCTGATTGCCTCAACCATCTATAAAGAACTCAAAAATGAATTGGGAACAGATAATATCGGTATTATTTCCGAAGATGCTTATTATAGAGATCAATCTCATCTAACAATGGAAGAACGGATTAAAACCAATTACGATCACCCTAATTCAATGGATCATCATTTATTGGTTGAACATTTACGCCAATTAAAACAAGGTAATGCGATTGAAATTCCGGAATATGACTATACCGAACATAATCGTAAAACGACCACAAAGCACTTTGAACCAAAGAAAATCATTATTTTAGAAGGTATTTTATTACTGACGGATGAGAATATTCGCAATGAAATTAATGTTTCTATTTTCGTAGATGCTCCTCTGGATATCTGCTTTATCCGCCGCTTACAACGTGATATGGTAGAACGTGGGCGTTCGATGGAATCAGTGATTAGTCAATATCGCAAAACCGTTCGCCCAATGTTCTTACAATTTATCGAACCCTCTAAACAATATGCTGATATTATTGTGCCAAAAGGTGGCAAAAACCGTATTGCTATTGATATTCTTAAAGCACAAATTAAGCAATTACTTAAATAG
- the dcd gene encoding Deoxycytidine triphosphate deaminase produces MRLCDTDIKRYLDEGIIAITPRPSDDKISGATADVRLGNSFRVFREHKTPYIDLSGPREEVAAQLNKVMSDEIIIGDDEAFFLHPGDLALATTLESVSLPANIVGWLDGRSSLARLGLMVHVTAHRIDPGWEGKIVLEFFNAGKLPLALRPNMAIGALSFEILSGDAAKPYNARKDAKYKNQQSAISSRINQD; encoded by the coding sequence ATGCGTTTATGTGATACAGATATTAAACGTTACTTAGATGAAGGTATTATTGCCATAACGCCTCGACCTTCAGACGATAAAATTTCTGGCGCCACTGCAGATGTGCGTTTAGGTAATTCGTTTCGTGTATTTCGTGAACATAAAACGCCCTATATTGATTTAAGTGGCCCTCGAGAAGAAGTTGCCGCTCAGTTAAATAAAGTGATGAGTGATGAAATTATCATCGGTGATGATGAAGCATTTTTCCTTCATCCCGGTGACCTTGCACTCGCAACAACCCTTGAATCGGTTTCCTTACCAGCCAATATCGTTGGATGGTTAGATGGTCGTTCGTCACTTGCTAGATTAGGCTTAATGGTACACGTTACCGCCCACAGAATCGATCCGGGTTGGGAAGGCAAAATTGTATTGGAATTTTTTAATGCTGGAAAATTACCCCTAGCTTTACGCCCTAATATGGCAATTGGCGCATTAAGCTTTGAGATTTTAAGTGGTGATGCTGCAAAACCCTATAATGCGCGAAAAGATGCAAAATATAAGAACCAGCAAAGTGCCATTTCAAGTCGGATTAATCAAGATTAA